The Deltaproteobacteria bacterium genome segment CACCGGCTGCCGGTGGACCCCCCGACACGGCTTCGACCCCTCCACCGGCTGCCGGAGCGACACCCAACCCATTGGAATGACGTTGCCCGGCTGCACATGCACCCGAAAGGGGCAGGAGGGGTCCAATTCCTTTGCACCGGGGTGGAGGGCCCCGGGAAGATGGGGCAAATCCAGGGGGCAGACATGGCCGCTCACCAAATCAAGCTCACCGATTCGCTGGATGTGGTCTGGGAGGAGCTGGTCTACACGGAGGCCCGGCTGCTGGCGGACGCGCGCGCGAGCGACCTGGCGACGGCGATCACGCAGCTCATCCACCGGGTGCAGGCGCTCAAGGCCACTCAGCAGACGAGCTGGCAGGCGGAGATCCGGGCCCAGGCGGCGGTGGACGCGGCCGACGACGGCCTCGACGACGTGGTCCGCGGCTTCGCCGACAACCTGCTCTTCGCCGTGGGCAACGACCGCACCCAGGCGCGCTTCAAGCGCTACTTCGGCGACAACCCCAGCGCCATCATCAAGCTCGGGCTGGAGGCGGAGCTGGGGAAGGTGCGGGGCTGGCCGGCGTCGATCGGGGGAGAGCCGGAGGCCCCGGTGCAGGCCTTCGGGGCCCAGCTCCAGGCGGCGATCGCCGCGGGCGACGCGGCCCTGAGCCAGCGCACCACCGCGGCCGGGGCCCGCGCCGACGAGCGCACCCGGGGCATCAACACCTTCATCGACGACGTGAACGCCGCCCGCCAGTCGCTCTATGGAACGCTCACCACGCGGGTGGGGCCCAACAAGCTGCCCCGCGACTGGCCGGAGCGGTTCTTCAAGCACGCGGTCAAGGCGCCCAAGCCGCCGCCGGCGGCGCCGAAGCCGGCGACGACGTAGAGTGCGCGGATGCTGCTGCCCGTGACCTACCTCGGCCTGGGGGCCGGCGCGCTGGACCTGCTGCCGGTGCGCGCGCGGCGGCGCCTCGAGAGCGCGGCGCTGGTGGTGTCGGACGACGCCGAGCGGCTCGCGGCGCTTTCACCGCAAGCCGAGCGGGTAGAGGCGCGGAGTCTGGGGCTGCCGGAGATCGTGGCCAAGCTGCGCGTGGCGCACGAGCAGGGCCTGGCCGTGGTGCGCGCGGTGTCGGGGACGCTGGGCGAGAGCATGCGCGCGCTGGATGAGCTGCGGCTCTTGCTCGAGGCGAACGTGCTCCTCGAGGTCCTCGGCGCGCACGCCGGCGACACCATCCGCTGGCCCTGGCGCGACCGGCTGCCGCTGGCGGGCCGGCGCATCGCGGTGACGCGGCGGCGCGCGGCCGACGACGCGCTCTCGGACCTGCTGCTCCGCCTGGGCGCGGAGATCATCGAGGCGCCCGCGCAGGAGCTCGCGCCGCCGAACGATCTCGGCGCGCTGGATCGCGCCATCGACGGGCTGCACCGCTACAGCTTCCTGGTCTTCACCAGCGCGCTCGGCGTGCAGAGCTTCTTCGACCGGCTCATCGAGCGGGGCAAGGACGCGCGCTGGCTCGCGGGCTTGAAGCTGGCGGTGGTGGGCCCGGGGACGGCGAAGGCGCTGCGCGACCGCGGGCTCTTGGCCGACGTGGCGCCGGAGGAGTTCCGCGGCGAGGCGCTGGCCCAGGCGATCGCGGCGCAGATGGGGCCGGGCGCGCGGGTGCTCATCGCCCGGAACCAGGAGGGCCGCGAGGCGCTCCCGGTGGAGCTCGCCAAGGCCGGCGCCATGGCCGACGTGGTGGCCGTGTACCAGATGCGCCCGCCGCCGACCGAGGCCTTCGCGCCGCTCAAGCAGAAGCTCGAGGCCAAAGAGGTGGACCTGGTGACCTTCGCCAGCGGCGCGGCGGCGCGGTCGCTCGTGGCGGGGCTCGGCGTGCAGGCGTTCGCGGGCGTGCCCATCGCGTGCCTGGGCCCGGTGACCGCCGAGGGCGCGAAGGCCGCGGGCCTGGAGCCGACGATCGTGGCGCCGAGCGCGAGCTTCGAAGAGCTGGCCGAAGCGATCGCCCGGCAGTTCTCGCGGCCGCGGGAGAGCAGTCGCTGATCAGCGCCGCAGCGCGAGCTGTCCGAAGAGATAGGGCACGGCGACGTCCACGCGCAGGATCCGC includes the following:
- a CDS encoding uroporphyrinogen-III synthase; this translates as MLLPVTYLGLGAGALDLLPVRARRRLESAALVVSDDAERLAALSPQAERVEARSLGLPEIVAKLRVAHEQGLAVVRAVSGTLGESMRALDELRLLLEANVLLEVLGAHAGDTIRWPWRDRLPLAGRRIAVTRRRAADDALSDLLLRLGAEIIEAPAQELAPPNDLGALDRAIDGLHRYSFLVFTSALGVQSFFDRLIERGKDARWLAGLKLAVVGPGTAKALRDRGLLADVAPEEFRGEALAQAIAAQMGPGARVLIARNQEGREALPVELAKAGAMADVVAVYQMRPPPTEAFAPLKQKLEAKEVDLVTFASGAAARSLVAGLGVQAFAGVPIACLGPVTAEGAKAAGLEPTIVAPSASFEELAEAIARQFSRPRESSR